A genomic stretch from Desulfobacterales bacterium includes:
- a CDS encoding histidine phosphatase family protein, whose product MSTTLYLVRHGATPANLENRFAGRTGEKLHALGTEQIHRLGNRLGMAGIARIFASPLPRTMQSASILSRMVSAGVVPDPDLTEIHIPHWDGLTKEEIRERFGPEYPLWIKTPHRFALDGCETIAQVQTRAVRAVQRIVAVHPGENCLIVSHLIVLRSLLLYFQQLPISAFRSIKINNGSITTLVFNRQGVGVRPDYP is encoded by the coding sequence ATGTCGACCACCCTTTATCTTGTCCGCCACGGGGCCACTCCGGCCAATCTGGAGAACCGCTTTGCCGGTCGAACCGGCGAAAAGCTCCATGCCCTGGGTACAGAGCAGATCCACCGGCTGGGCAACCGCCTTGGCATGGCCGGAATCGCCCGGATATTCGCCAGCCCCCTGCCCAGGACCATGCAGTCGGCCTCGATTCTCAGCCGGATGGTCTCCGCCGGGGTTGTCCCTGACCCGGATCTGACCGAGATCCATATCCCCCACTGGGACGGGCTGACCAAGGAGGAGATCCGGGAACGGTTCGGGCCTGAATACCCCCTCTGGATCAAGACCCCGCATCGCTTTGCCCTGGACGGCTGCGAGACCATCGCCCAGGTGCAGACCCGGGCGGTGCGGGCGGTGCAACGCATCGTTGCCGTTCATCCGGGCGAAAATTGCCTGATAGTCAGTCATCTCATCGTACTCCGCTCCCTGCTGCTTTATTTTCAGCAACTGCCGATCAGTGCTTTCCGTTCGATCAAGATCAACAACGGTTCGATTACCACCCTTGTTTTCAACAGACAGGGTGTCGGCGTGCGCCCGGATTACCCCTGA